In one Arenibacter antarcticus genomic region, the following are encoded:
- the asnA gene encoding aspartate--ammonia ligase, with protein MGYKLQIPKGYYPQLNIQETEQAIKLIKDFFELSLSSELRLRRITAPLFVKKGSGINDDLSGLERPVTFPIKSMNDAEAEIVHSLAKWKRLALAELKIESGYGVYTDMNALRPDEVFSNIHSIYVDQWDWERVVSKEDRTIDFLKYIVTKIYSVFRRVEYVVYERYPQMKPVLPEEITFIHSQELAEQYPDLSPNERETEAVKKHGAIFIIGIGAQLPEGKKHDGRAPDYDDWSTETGNGQQGLNGDILLWNPVLEKALEISSMGIRVDKEALNKQLALEGAEDRKELMWHKMLLNDELPLSIGGGIGQSRLCMFFLKKAHIGEIQTSIWPDEMIEECKRGNIPILF; from the coding sequence ATGGGTTATAAATTACAAATCCCGAAAGGATATTATCCGCAATTAAATATACAAGAGACAGAACAAGCAATTAAATTGATTAAAGACTTTTTTGAGCTTAGTTTGTCTTCTGAATTAAGATTAAGAAGAATCACTGCCCCATTATTTGTAAAAAAAGGATCGGGAATTAATGATGATCTAAGTGGTTTAGAGCGACCTGTTACCTTTCCAATAAAGTCGATGAATGATGCTGAAGCTGAAATTGTTCATTCGCTTGCGAAATGGAAAAGACTTGCTTTGGCGGAATTAAAAATCGAGTCGGGTTATGGTGTGTATACCGACATGAATGCATTGCGTCCTGATGAAGTTTTTTCGAATATCCACTCTATATATGTAGATCAGTGGGATTGGGAAAGAGTAGTCTCTAAGGAAGATAGAACTATTGATTTTCTCAAATATATTGTGACGAAAATTTATAGTGTTTTTAGAAGGGTTGAATATGTTGTATACGAGCGTTATCCTCAAATGAAGCCTGTTCTTCCAGAAGAAATAACGTTCATTCATTCGCAAGAATTAGCGGAACAGTATCCTGACCTTTCACCAAATGAAAGAGAAACAGAAGCCGTTAAAAAGCATGGTGCAATATTTATAATTGGAATTGGAGCACAACTTCCAGAAGGAAAAAAGCATGATGGAAGAGCCCCTGATTATGATGACTGGAGTACCGAAACCGGAAATGGTCAACAAGGTTTGAATGGTGATATACTTCTTTGGAATCCTGTTCTTGAAAAAGCATTGGAGATTTCCTCAATGGGAATTCGTGTTGATAAAGAAGCTTTAAATAAGCAATTGGCACTTGAAGGGGCAGAAGATAGAAAAGAATTAATGTGGCATAAAATGCTTCTTAATGATGAACTTCCATTGTCCATTGGAGGTGGAATAGGTCAATCTCGATTATGTATGTTTTTCTTGAAAAAAGCACATATTGGAGAGATTCAGACAAGTATCTGGCCTGATGAAATGATTGAAGAATGTAAGCGAGGAAATATTCCAATTTTATTCTAG